Sequence from the Uloborus diversus isolate 005 chromosome 8, Udiv.v.3.1, whole genome shotgun sequence genome:
TAATCTTTTGGATAAAAACTGGACTTCTAATCATATTAAATTGTACAGTACTGTGTATTCAAGAACATTCCAAAGTGCTGTTGCATTTCTTTTCGGGTTCTTGCCTAGTTTTAACATTTCAAACATAAAGATCATTCCCTCTCCTGATACTAGGTTTTGTATGACTGATTATTATTGTCGATGCCCTTTGTTAGAACACTTACAAGCACTGCTagacagaaaaatgaaaaaactttttcattctcATCCTGCTGTTGTGCATCTTTTGCAAAAACTGAATCCCATTGTTAAGTTTCATCCAAACCATTCTGACATCTCAGCACCAATAGGAATGTTTGATAGTCTCATGGGCTATGTTTGTCACGGCTCTCACTTGCCTTGCATTCCTGGTACAAATGAATGTGTCACTTTTGAACATGTGCGCAATCTTATTGCTTATCTTGACTGGCAAGGACGCCAGTTTGTGCGAGATGGCACTCATACAAGAACTGCTAAACTGAGAATGCAGGGCTTTCTCGTACATCTGGTCaacaatatgaaaagttttattaatgGAAAGGTGACATCCCGATTTGTTCTGTATTCCGGTCATGATGTAACTTTAGAACCTCTTTCAACTGCTTTAGGTATTGATGATGGTACCTTAATCCCATATGCCTCTCGTATTGTTTTTGAACTGTACAGTCATACCGTGAACAACAAGCTGAAGTACGTCTTGAAAGTATTGTACAATGGCAAAGATGTGACAAAGTATTTATCCTTTTGCAAAATGAATTTTAGGGAGTCTTTAAAGAAAACTGAACAATATTCTGATTATGGTGTTTGCCCATTTGAAAGTTTCCAGAAATTTGTCAAAGAGGATTTTGTTTTAGCAATGGGTGCATCATCATTTGTAGCAGCCTGTGATTCTACACATGCAACTTCTGAagcttttgatgtaaaatatagTTCCTATGTTGATGAGTATTATAAAGCTTGAATGCTTTGTCAGCTACTTACCAAATCTCAGTTCATACATTTCTGTCCAAATGTACATGGTGTTTGAAAGGTACAAAACGTGTTGTTCTTCCATAAAATCGAGTTTACTCATTCAAAACAATCTTTGTAACTATGTAATAAAGACTTTCAATTTATTCTGTTCTATATCAGACCTGCCAATTTCCCAGGTTGTGACATTAGATGGATAATTTTGTAGCCTATTTTAAAGTTGCTATGAAATTTTATACTTTGacgattttaatgaatttttcaattttgaaacactcAAAGTACTTATaacaattttatagatgaaatgcaatatttattatctatttttttatatttctgttaTATCTacttaaatatttacattttatttatatctacattttatttattatgttgtTTGTTTGTTATATACTTTATTACTTTAATACTAAAAGTAAAACCAAAACATGCTAAGCATATACAAACATGCTTTGGGGTACttacagaaaattatttaaagataaaagtaaaaatcaatgCTTTTAAAGAGAAGAACTTTTAGCTGAAACAAAGTTAAAGTCCTGAAttgaatgataaaataataaaattgaagaaaatttaaaaaataaaataaaataatatgggTAGGTCGGAGTAAATTTGAATTGTGAGCTGAGGATTGTTGTATCAGAATAAAACTGGTCTGAAGTAAACTCCTCAGAAAGTAGAGTATTCTCATAAATGTAGAAAACATTTTGAACCAACCAAATTTGTGGAAAAAACGACTCAGGAACAGGTTAAGTTTTATTCTGCTCAATTCACAATAGCCAATTTGCGTGAATAGGGAACTTTATAGTTCATATAAAGATCATCAAGGGAAAGACTCACAAAAAAATTATGTGATTATATGTATTGAAAGAAGTTCTCAATTTAAGAACTAAGTCAGTGAGATATAAActgaaacttactttttaaattagaacACAACAATTTAGCTGtgtccaaattttgtttaaatattttgcagtGGAAGAACGTGGCTAGTgtgcataatattttttggtttttaaaaaatttgcctGTGGCTgagaatttattcatttatttttgttttgcagttgagactattaattttttttattcacattttaaagtattaattctgcaaataaaatctaatgtagaatttttttattttttcttattttgaatagTTAAACTCATTTAAGTCATCTCAGAAAGTCTAGTcagcttattttttttgttcagtcaGTGTTATATACATGAATGAATTCATACAATATTTCTTCCAAAGTCCCTGTTTTgtgaatttttgtttcatttttacaaaatcataGTTTTGTAAAGTTTATGACattttatgggaattttttttcttctcgagcTATTATGGGACTAAAATATAGAGCTAAGTTTTTAGTGTTCTGAGcaaattttttgtataatttctatgtaaaaaatgcattttattttatttctaaaaatgttttttgatgtttttttgtgTTACAATCTGTCTTCATTGATGATGCTAAATTTGTTGCCAGTATGGAAAAATCATCATAGTCGATTACTGGTCTGAAATAgacattttgtaaatattaattCAGTGAGAAAGTAggcaaatcaatttttttttcaaaaatttttgacaaaatcaAAGCATTTGGAAACATTGCTTTTTATGCTAATTTATGCAAGGAATTATTCTGTGAATTAAATTTGCATGATGAAAGTAAcgttattttatataattttagtcACAGAAAATCTGGCAGTGCTCAAATTGATCAGAATGCTTCA
This genomic interval carries:
- the LOC129228360 gene encoding 2-phosphoxylose phosphatase 1-like, whose translation is MIDNKFAVIKFISRHKLLFGCLIAAWIIGMIFAVMLIGRNSHSKIRVQRMYPLIHPLQHNRLPPASSFKMVKALRYCNPPSDIIVGQEGKPPVNGTLDFVSVVIRHGDRAPLRPIRNQSIINCGTPPSPLLHRYLRTLKHLRGSAKHLYPFTTFPLHPAEKHCTSAQMTLAGAHQHLMVGHVLQKAYIEDHNLLDKNWTSNHIKLYSTVYSRTFQSAVAFLFGFLPSFNISNIKIIPSPDTRFCMTDYYCRCPLLEHLQALLDRKMKKLFHSHPAVVHLLQKLNPIVKFHPNHSDISAPIGMFDSLMGYVCHGSHLPCIPGTNECVTFEHVRNLIAYLDWQGRQFVRDGTHTRTAKLRMQGFLVHLVNNMKSFINGKVTSRFVLYSGHDVTLEPLSTALGIDDGTLIPYASRIVFELYSHTVNNKLKYVLKVLYNGKDVTKYLSFCKMNFRESLKKTEQYSDYGVCPFESFQKFVKEDFVLAMGASSFVAACDSTHATSEAFDVKYSSYVDEYYKA